CCTGTCCGACCAGAACGAGGATAAGGATCACGGCGGCGGCCTCGAAGTAGAGGGGCGGGCCGTGATCGCCCGACAGACTGGCCGGAAAAATACCCGGCGCGAGGAGCGACACGAGGCTGAAGGCGTAGGCGGCGCCGGTGCCGATCGCGATCAGCGTCCACATGTTGAGGTTGCCCGAGACGATGGACGACCAGCCGCGCTTGAAGAAGGGGAGCGCGATCCAGAGCACCACCGGCGAGGCAAGCAGGAACTGGAGCCAGCGGACGGCTTCGCCGCCGAACCACTCAGCCCAAGGAATGCCGATCATCCCGCCCATTTCCAGCGCAAGCACCGCCAGCGCCAGCGGCCCGCCGATCCACAGCCTGCGTCGGAAGTCGACCAGTTCGGGGTTCGGTCCCGCATCGGCGGTGGGCATCATCGGCTCCAGCGCCATGCCGCAGATCGGGCAGTCGCCGGGGCCCTCCTGAACGATCTGGGGGTCCATCGGGCAGGTATAGAGAGTGCCTTCCGGCATCGGTTCGCTCTTGGGGCGGTCCCCGAGATACGTGTCGGGAGCGTCTTCGAACTTGTGCTGGCAGCGCTCCGAGCAGAAATAGAAGCGATCACCGTCATGCTTTGACAGAAACTTCGCGGTCGCCCGCGTGACGGTCATTCCGCAAACGGGATCGGTCGCCTCGATATAGGCCTCGGGATCTTTGGCGAATTTTTCGCGGCATCCTTCGTGGCAGAAGAAATAAACGTGCCCGTCATGCTCCATACGGGGTTTGTCCGCGTTGGGATCGACAGTCATTCCGCATACGGGATCGCGCGTGATGGTTTCTTCGGCGAGTGCTGTCTCGGACATGGTCGTATCCTTTAAAAGTCTAATGTAATCCCTCCGGTGACCGGAAGGTCAAGGCCAGCTTGTCACCCGTCGATTTCAACGGGCGCGGCTGGCGCTTTGCGTCGATCACAGCACCCCTGTGAGGCGTCGTATATCGCCAGGCTCTGGGAGCTGGGTGTGCCCCGACGCGTATGAATTCAGCGACAGCGATGCAATCACGAATACCGCCGATGTGACGACCGTTCCGGTGACACGCGCATGGCTTGCCTTCATCCTTCGCGCTGTATCCTCAGAAAACAAACAACATTTAAGGGGGCAAATGTTCCGGGTAAGCGGTGGGTTTCGGCGAAATGGATGCGGCAAATTGTGATCCTGCCCCGGTACGAACGTTTGATCTGTGCGTATTTTCAGGGCGTTGGCACCCGCCAGCCCCAGCGGATCAGCCAGATCACGCCGATCTGACTTGCATTATGATCGCGAAGGCTGGAAGACATCCGCATGACAAGGACAAACGATAGATTCGGGATCTGGTCGGTGTTGCGGCCGCTGGGGCTTTTGCTCCTGATCTCGCTGTTCGTTTTCCAGACCCTGTCGCCCCCGGCCGCAGCGGCGCCATCGGCGGGCGATAGCCATGCGGATCATCACGCAACCGCCGACGCGGCGCTGAGCTGCCCGAACGATGCCCGGAATGGCGATGCCAGCATGGATGGCGTGGCCGGTCACGACGGGGCGCATGACGGTGCTGCGCATTGCATGCCCCTGATGTGCTGCCTGCATGACACGGGCTCGTCCTACAAGCTGGCGATGGTCGGCACGCTCTTGCCCGACCCGCAGATCATTGATCGCGGCACGGCGCCATCCTCCAACGCCGGTACGACACAGGACCGACCTCCAAGACACCTCTGATTGATTTCCGAACCGTGCCCGCATTCAGCGCGCGCGTGACTGTAATTGATTGGAAGCGGTTCCCGTTGTGGAGCCGGGGTCGAGGTGACCATGCGTGGACGATATTCAGCCCTGAGCATTCTGGCGCTTGCCGCCGGAGTTGCCGGTGGCATCTATCTTGAGAAACTATATCTGAACCCTGCCGAGACGGCCGGATCGGACGGGCCCGAAATCCTGTACTGGGTGGCGCCGATGGACGCCAATTTCCGGCAGCCCGGGCCGGGCAAATCCCCGATGGGTATGGACCTAGTGCCGGTCTACGCAGGCGAGGAGCCCGACGGTGATCCGGCCGAGGTCACGCTGTCTGCCGCCGAGATAAACGCGATCGGCGTCCGCACTGCGATCGCGCAGATGTCCGAGATTTCCCAGCGGATCGAAACAGTCGGCTTCGTCGGCTACGACGAGCATCTGACCAGCCATGTGCATACGCGGGTAGACGGCTGGATCGAAGACCTGAACGTCCGCGCCGTCGGCGATCCCGTCCGCAAGGGCGACGTGCTGTTCGAGATGTTCTCGCCGCAGATCGGTCGGGCCAGCAGTGATCTGGTCCGCGCGGTCGAGGACAGCGATCCCCGGATACTCGAAACCGCCCGCAGCAGTCTGCGCAGCCTCGGCATGTCGGACGAGCAGATCGCCCGTATCGAGGCCGAAGGCGAGTTTGCGCGCAACATCGAGGTTCTTGCCCCGCAGGACGGGGTGGTGATCTCGCTGGAGGCCGCTGACGGAATGTTCCTGCAACCGGGCGTCCGCGCGGTCTCTTTGACCAATCTCAGCGCCGTCTGGCTGATCGTGGATGTGTTCGAGCGTGACATCGCGCGCATGACCGAAGACATGCGTGCGGTTGCGCGGTTTGAACACCTGCACGGGCGCACCTTCGAAGGGGTGGTCGACTACATCTATCCCGAACTCGATGCCGAGACGCGCACGCTGCCAGTGCGCCTGCGCTTCGACAACGCCGACGGGCTGCTCAGGCCCAATATGTTCGGCAATGTCAGCCTGATCCCCAACAATACACATATGGCGCTCACGGTCCCGACCGAGGCGATCATTCGCACCGGAGCCGCCGAGCGGGTCATTCTGAAAACCGGGGAGGGCACCTTCAAGCCGCGCCTAATCACGACCGGTTTGCGCGACGATTTCGGCGAAGGCGGCCGGACGGAAGTCGTCCAAGGTCTCGCTCCGGGTGAGGAGGTGGTCGCCTCCGCGCAATTCCTGATCGACAGCGAAAGCGCCCTGAGTGCCGGTCTGATGCGCATGGCGCCGACCGATGACACACCGGCGCGCGGGACCGGCGAACTGATCGCGCTCGACGAACAAAACCGCATCGCCACGATTCGCCACGCGGAACTAGAGGCGCTGGACTGGCCCGCGATGACATCGCAGTTCCCGCTGCGCGCCGATATCCCGCTTGGCCGTCTGGAACCCGGCCAGCAGGTGGCCTTCGTCGCCGCAAGGGGGGCTGACGGTCTGTTGAGCCTTATGGAGCTTGGCAGCGACGACGGTATCGCGGCCACCGGCACCGGTAGGGTCTCGGCGGTGACGGCGGACGGCAAGCTGTCGATGTCCCACGATCCGATCCCGGAACTCGGGTGGCCGTCCATGCAGATGGACATGCCCGTCGCCGGCTTCGATCCGTCGGACGTGCCGCTGGATCAACCCGTCGAATTCGATCTGGCCAAGGGCGAAGACGGGCTCTTCACCATCGTCGCCGTACGCGCGGAGGGGGCCATGGGCGACAGCGAAATGACCATGTCCGAACCGATGGAGGAGGAGCCGGAAACTGCCCCGGCCCCACCGATTGTCGTATCCGGCACCATCGAAGCGGTCGATCCGCAAACGCGCATGGCCACGATCGCGCATGGTCCAATCGTCGAGACGGGGATGCCCGGCATGACGATGGGGTTCGCGCTGGACGAGGCACTTGATCCTGCGGCCCTGACCACGGGGCAGGAGATGACGCTGACCTTTGCGCGCCCGGATGGAATGACGATGATCCTTGTTGCAGCCGAACCGAACGTGCCGCCGATGGAAGTGTCTGGCACGATCAACGCAGTGGATCAGGCGACCGGAATGGCCAACATCACCCATGGCCCGATGACGCAGATCGGCATGCCGGGCATGACGATGGATTTCGCAATCGATCCGACCGTCGATGTGTCGGCCCTGCCGGAGGGGAACGAGGTGACGCTGCTGCTCAAGCGTAACCCCGATTTCACTTTGACGCTTGTGGGCGTTGCCCGCGCGCCTGAGGTGATACAATGATCGCCGCCGTCATCCGCGCCTCCATCGCGAACCGCGTGATCGTTCTGGCCCTCGCGGTCATGATGACTGTGGCGGGCATCTGGGCGATCCGCGAAACCCCCGTCGATGCGATTCCGGACCTGTCGGATGTTCAGGTGATCGTCAAAACGCCCTATCCGGGGCAGGCGCCGCAGGTGGTCGAGGACCAGATCACCTATCCCATCGCGACCGCGATGCTGGCGGTGCCGGGGGCCAGCGACGTGCGCGGGTTTTCCTTCTTCGGTGACAGCTATGTCTACGTGGTCTTCGAGGATGGCACCGATCTTTACTGGGCGCGCACACGGGTGTTGGAATACCTCGGCCAGATCGCGGCCGATTTGCCTGAAGGGGTTGCACCCCAGCTGGGACCGGATGCGACGGGTGTGGGTTGGATCTACCAATACGCGCTGATCGACCGCACCGGCGGCCATGATCTGGCGGAGTTGCGCACGCTTCAGGACTGGTTCCTGAAGTACGAGCTGCAGACCGTCGATGGCGTGTCCGAAGTCGCCACCATCGGCGGCATGGTCAAACAGTATCAGGTCGTCGTCGACCCCAACAAACTGCGCGCCTATGACGTGACACTTGCCCAGATACGCACCGCCATCCAGGGCGCGAACCGCGAGACGGGCGGCAGCGTGATCGAGATGGGAGAGGCCGAATTCATGGTCCGTTCCACGGGCTATGTGGATGAACTGGCCGATCTGGCCAAGGCCCCCTTGATGGTCAACGACCGCGGGGCCGCGATCACGCTGGCCGATGTGGCCGATATCCGGCTCGGGCCCGAAATGCGGCGCGGTGTGGGCGAGTTCAATGGGGAGGGCGACGCCGTGGGCGGCGTCGTGATCCTGCGCTGGGGCGGGAATGCGCTGGCCACGATCAAGGCGGTGGAAAGCCGCATCGAAGAACTGCGCGCCAGCCTGCCCGAAGGGGTCGAGATCGTCACCACCTACAACCGGGCGGGGGTGATCGAGCGCGCCATCGAGAACCTGCAAAAGAAACTTACCGAGGAATTCATCGTCGTCATCCTCGTTTGTGCGGCCTTCCTGCTGCACATCCGGTCATCGCTGGTGATCCTTCTGTCGCTGCCACTGGGCATCTTCGCCGCCTTCAGCATCATGAAACTGCAAGGGGTGAACGCCAATATCATGAGCCTCGGCGGTATCGCGATCGCCATCGGCGCGATGGTGGACGCCGCGATTGTCATGATCGAGGCGATGCACCGGCGGATCGAGCACGAGAAACTCACCAACAAGAACCGATGGCGCATCGTCACGGAATGCTGCGAGGAAGTGGGGCCCGCCCTGTTTTTCTCTCTGGCGATCATCACCGTCAGCTTCCTGCCCGTGTTCGTTCTGGAAAGCCAGGAAGGGCGGCTGTTCAAGCCGCTGGCCTTCACCAAGACCTACGCGATGGCGGCTGCTGCAATCCTGTCGATCACGCTGGTGCCTGTGCTGATGGGCTACTTCATCCGGGGCCGTATCATCCCGGAACGGAAAAACCCCCTCAACAAGCTGGTGATCTGGATCTACCGCCCGTTTCTGGATGCTGCCGTTGCCTGGCCCTGGGCCACGACGCTGCTGGCCGGTCTGCTGGTGGCCTCCATGTGGTGGCCGCTGCAACGGATCGGGACCGAGTTCATGCCGGAACTCAACGAGGGCGATTTCCTCTACATGCCGTCGCTCTACCCCGGCGTGTCCATCGGCAAGGCCCGCGAGGTTCTGCAACAGACCGACCGCCTGATCGCGACCGTGCCCGAAGTTCTGACAGTGCATGGCAAGCTGGGCCGCGCCGATACGGCCACGGACCCCGCGCCGCTGACGATGATCGAGACCACGATCCAGCTCAGACCCAAAGAGGAATGGCGCGAGGGCATGACGATGGAGATGATCCGCAACGAGCTGGACCGCGTTGTCCAGATCCCGGGTGTCACCAATGTCTGGATCCAGCCCATCAAGAACCGGATCGACATGCTGGCAACCGGCATCAAGACGCCCGTGGGGGTCAAGATTTCCGGCGCGGACCTGAGGGTCATCGAGCAGATCGGGATCGAGGTCGAACGCGTTGTAGGGGGTATCGACGGCACCGCCTCGGCCTATGCCGAACGCCCCATCGGCGGCCGGTTCATCGAGATCAACGCCGACCGCGATGCCGCGGCGCGCTACATGATGTCTGTCCGCGACATTCAGGACGTGGTGCAGACGGCGATTGGCGGCATGCAGGTGTCTGAATCCGTCGAAGGTCTGGAGCGGTTCCCGATCAACCTGCGCTATCCGCAGGACTGGCGGAACAGCCCCGAACGGCTGCGTGATCTGCCGGTGGTGACCCCGTCCGGGGCGCATATCCCGCTGGGCACCCTGGCCGAGATCAAGGTCGTCGATGGCCCCGGCATGATCCGGTCCGAGAATGCGCGCCGCACCGGTTTTGTCTTTATCGACATCGCGGGGCGCGATCTGGGCGGATATGTGAACGAGGCCCGCGCAACGGTGGCCGATCAGGTTACCCTGCCGCCGGGCTACTCGATCACATGGTCGGGTCAGTACGAATACATCGAACGCATGCAGGAGCGGCTCCAGCTCGTGGCCCCCGCAACGCTGCTGATCATCACGTTGATGCTGTTCATGGCCTTCAACCGGGTGATCGAGGTCGGGATTATCCTTGCGGCCCTGCCGGTCGCTCTGGCCGGGGGCGTGTGGTTCCTGTGGTATCTGAGCTTCGACATCTCGGTCGCGGTGCTGGTGGGCTTTATCGCGCTTGCCGGCGTGGCGGTCGAGACGGCCATCGTGATGCTGCTCTACCTCAATCTGGCGTGGGAAAAGCGCAAGAAGGCGGCGGCGGCGGAACGACGCGAGATGACCTCCATGGATGTGGAGGAAGTGGTTTTCGAAGGTGCGCTTTTGCGTGTGCGGCCCAAGGTCATGACCGTTGCCACAATCTTCGCGGCCCTCATTCCCATCATGTACGGCACTGGCACCGGCTCCGAGATCATGCAGCGGATCGCCGCTCCGATGATCGGTGGCATGGCGACCGCGACCGTTCTCACCCTTTTCGTCATTCCTGCGATTTTCGTGATCTGGAAAAGGTTGGCCCTGAGACGGGTCAACCGAGACATGCTGCAAACGGCCAATGACCCCGCAGCACCCGTGCCGGCAGAATGATCTCTGCCAATCAACCCAACCCGAAAGGACTATTCATGAAAACTCTCTCTCTTGCCCTCTCAGTCATGGTTCTGACCGCGCCTCTGGCGCTGGCGCAGATGAACCACTCCAACATGGATCATTCCAACATGCCGATGAATGACGAAATGCTGGAAGGTGCGGTGCACACAAAGGCGGTGGTGAACTCCATCGGCGAAGGCACTGCCAATGTCAGCCACGAGCCGATCCCCGAAATCGGCTGGCCAGCCATGACGATGGATATGCCGCTGACCGCAGACGCCCAGATGATGGGCGACATCGCCGCCGGCGATTCCGTCACGCTGATGCTTATCAAGGGCGACGATGGCATGTATGCCATCGGGGCGATGATGCCTGAATAATATGACTTTGCTGGCAGGAGACGGCGTTTCCTGCCAGCATTGCCCAGAGACATCCATAGGAGCAAACAATGAAACCAACCGTCCTGTCCGTTCTGTCATCGGCGATCCTTGCCACCGCGCTGGTATTCGGTGCGCAAGGCGCGAATGCGCATTCCAAGAATGAAGGAACCCAGCCGGCGGATGGTGCCGTCCTGCAAATGTCTCCTGCGGCGATCGGCCTGCAGTTCGAGATGCCGATGCGTGTCACGCTGATCTCGCTCACCGATCAGGATGGCACCGCACATGATCTGACACGCACTGACAACATGCAGCCGGTCAGTGACTTCAGCGCCACGCCACCGGCGCTGCCGACGGGCCAGTACACCGTGCAGTGGCGCGGGCTGGCGGATGACGGCCACCCGATGCAGGGGGCGTTCAGCTTTGAAATCGCGGAGTGAGATCCGGTGCTGAGCGTACTCGCTACCGCTGATGCGGTGACCTGGCTGTCGATTGCCGTCAAAGCGCTTGTCTACGCGACGGCGTTTCTTGCGATGGGCAGCGTTCTGGGCCTTCTGACCCTGCGCAGCCTTCCTGCACCCGAGGTCGGCAGGCTCAGGCGGATGGCCGTTGTCTGGGCCATCGGCACCGCCGCCTTTTCACTGCTCCGATTACCGCTCAGAGCGAGCTTCCTGATGGGGGGCACATGGCAGGGCGCAACCGAACCGATGATGCTGGCTCTGGTCTGGGACAGCCCGCTTGGTTCCAGCATCAGCTTGCGGCTGATCGGTGTCGCATTGATCTGCGCGATCCTACTGCCCGCGCGCTTCGGGCGTCCCCTTGCGGCTCTCGGTGTGCTCCTGGTGGCTGCGTCTTTCGTGTTTCGCGGGCATGCGCTGGAGGAGCCGCGCCTTCTGCTCGGTCTGCTGATCACCCTTCATGTCTTGGGCCTCGCGTTCTGGATCGGCTGCTTTGCGCCGCTCTATCGTCTGTCCGGGACGCAGCCGGTGGGTGTCGCCGGACAGGTCAGTCACGATTTTGGCCGGGTCGCCGTCTGGGTCGTCGCCGGATTGACCGTCGCGGGCGGGGTGTCCCTGTGGCTGCTGACCGGCAACCTGCTGAGCGCGCTTTCCACCCCCTACGGGCAGTTTTTCGCGATCAAGCTGGGCGTTTTCCTCGCGATCATCGCCCTCGCAGCATGGAACAAGCTGCGCCTGACCCCTGCGATGCTGCGGCAGGAGCCGGATGCAGGGTCGCGTATGCGTGCAAGCATCCGGCTGGAAGCGGCGCTCGTTGCGCTGATCCTTGTCACGACGGCGGTGCTGACCACGGTGAGCGCGCCCGATCCTCAGGTGCAGACCGCCGAAGCCACGGCTGCGGAGCATAGTATGAAATTGAACGATGGAGGGTTCCTATGAAGCCTGTAACACGCCGGACCTTTGGACGCGGAATGGTGGCAGCCCTTGCGCTGGGCGGCCTTCGTCCGACATCTGTGCACGCACAAGCGGCGCCAGACCTGACCGCGCGCGAAAGCCTGCATCAACTCGCGCCCGCGACCTATCCGCAGACACAGGTCTGGGGCTATGACGGCACGGTTCCCGGCCCAGTGATCCGGCTGCCGCAGGGCGGGCGCCTGACGCGCCGGTTTGTCAATGAACTGCCGCAAGCGGGAACCATCCACTGGCACGGGATCCGCATCGACAACGCGATGGACGGCGTGCCCGGTCTGACCCAGGACGCCGTCGCACCCGGAGAGACGTTCCAGTACGACTTCACGGTGCCCGATGCCGGTACCTATTGGTATCACCCGCACAACCGTTCGTATGAGCAGATGGCGCGCGGGCTTTCGGGCGCGCTGATCGTCGAGGAGGC
Above is a genomic segment from Sulfitobacter sp. HNIBRBA3233 containing:
- a CDS encoding efflux RND transporter periplasmic adaptor subunit, producing MRGRYSALSILALAAGVAGGIYLEKLYLNPAETAGSDGPEILYWVAPMDANFRQPGPGKSPMGMDLVPVYAGEEPDGDPAEVTLSAAEINAIGVRTAIAQMSEISQRIETVGFVGYDEHLTSHVHTRVDGWIEDLNVRAVGDPVRKGDVLFEMFSPQIGRASSDLVRAVEDSDPRILETARSSLRSLGMSDEQIARIEAEGEFARNIEVLAPQDGVVISLEAADGMFLQPGVRAVSLTNLSAVWLIVDVFERDIARMTEDMRAVARFEHLHGRTFEGVVDYIYPELDAETRTLPVRLRFDNADGLLRPNMFGNVSLIPNNTHMALTVPTEAIIRTGAAERVILKTGEGTFKPRLITTGLRDDFGEGGRTEVVQGLAPGEEVVASAQFLIDSESALSAGLMRMAPTDDTPARGTGELIALDEQNRIATIRHAELEALDWPAMTSQFPLRADIPLGRLEPGQQVAFVAARGADGLLSLMELGSDDGIAATGTGRVSAVTADGKLSMSHDPIPELGWPSMQMDMPVAGFDPSDVPLDQPVEFDLAKGEDGLFTIVAVRAEGAMGDSEMTMSEPMEEEPETAPAPPIVVSGTIEAVDPQTRMATIAHGPIVETGMPGMTMGFALDEALDPAALTTGQEMTLTFARPDGMTMILVAAEPNVPPMEVSGTINAVDQATGMANITHGPMTQIGMPGMTMDFAIDPTVDVSALPEGNEVTLLLKRNPDFTLTLVGVARAPEVIQ
- a CDS encoding copper resistance CopC family protein, translated to MKPTVLSVLSSAILATALVFGAQGANAHSKNEGTQPADGAVLQMSPAAIGLQFEMPMRVTLISLTDQDGTAHDLTRTDNMQPVSDFSATPPALPTGQYTVQWRGLADDGHPMQGAFSFEIAE
- a CDS encoding efflux RND transporter permease subunit; amino-acid sequence: MIAAVIRASIANRVIVLALAVMMTVAGIWAIRETPVDAIPDLSDVQVIVKTPYPGQAPQVVEDQITYPIATAMLAVPGASDVRGFSFFGDSYVYVVFEDGTDLYWARTRVLEYLGQIAADLPEGVAPQLGPDATGVGWIYQYALIDRTGGHDLAELRTLQDWFLKYELQTVDGVSEVATIGGMVKQYQVVVDPNKLRAYDVTLAQIRTAIQGANRETGGSVIEMGEAEFMVRSTGYVDELADLAKAPLMVNDRGAAITLADVADIRLGPEMRRGVGEFNGEGDAVGGVVILRWGGNALATIKAVESRIEELRASLPEGVEIVTTYNRAGVIERAIENLQKKLTEEFIVVILVCAAFLLHIRSSLVILLSLPLGIFAAFSIMKLQGVNANIMSLGGIAIAIGAMVDAAIVMIEAMHRRIEHEKLTNKNRWRIVTECCEEVGPALFFSLAIITVSFLPVFVLESQEGRLFKPLAFTKTYAMAAAAILSITLVPVLMGYFIRGRIIPERKNPLNKLVIWIYRPFLDAAVAWPWATTLLAGLLVASMWWPLQRIGTEFMPELNEGDFLYMPSLYPGVSIGKAREVLQQTDRLIATVPEVLTVHGKLGRADTATDPAPLTMIETTIQLRPKEEWREGMTMEMIRNELDRVVQIPGVTNVWIQPIKNRIDMLATGIKTPVGVKISGADLRVIEQIGIEVERVVGGIDGTASAYAERPIGGRFIEINADRDAAARYMMSVRDIQDVVQTAIGGMQVSESVEGLERFPINLRYPQDWRNSPERLRDLPVVTPSGAHIPLGTLAEIKVVDGPGMIRSENARRTGFVFIDIAGRDLGGYVNEARATVADQVTLPPGYSITWSGQYEYIERMQERLQLVAPATLLIITLMLFMAFNRVIEVGIILAALPVALAGGVWFLWYLSFDISVAVLVGFIALAGVAVETAIVMLLYLNLAWEKRKKAAAAERREMTSMDVEEVVFEGALLRVRPKVMTVATIFAALIPIMYGTGTGSEIMQRIAAPMIGGMATATVLTLFVIPAIFVIWKRLALRRVNRDMLQTANDPAAPVPAE
- a CDS encoding copper resistance D family protein translates to MLSVLATADAVTWLSIAVKALVYATAFLAMGSVLGLLTLRSLPAPEVGRLRRMAVVWAIGTAAFSLLRLPLRASFLMGGTWQGATEPMMLALVWDSPLGSSISLRLIGVALICAILLPARFGRPLAALGVLLVAASFVFRGHALEEPRLLLGLLITLHVLGLAFWIGCFAPLYRLSGTQPVGVAGQVSHDFGRVAVWVVAGLTVAGGVSLWLLTGNLLSALSTPYGQFFAIKLGVFLAIIALAAWNKLRLTPAMLRQEPDAGSRMRASIRLEAALVALILVTTAVLTTVSAPDPQVQTAEATAAEHSMKLNDGGFL
- a CDS encoding copper-binding protein, which translates into the protein MKTLSLALSVMVLTAPLALAQMNHSNMDHSNMPMNDEMLEGAVHTKAVVNSIGEGTANVSHEPIPEIGWPAMTMDMPLTADAQMMGDIAAGDSVTLMLIKGDDGMYAIGAMMPE